From Streptomyces yatensis, one genomic window encodes:
- a CDS encoding ABC transporter permease — protein MLRTALRNVLAHKARLLMTVLAVMLGVAFVAGTLVFTNTISDAYQKSSQKGFQGVDVAISPDKKDDDSAIPGEAPRLSQQVLDKAAKVPGAASAYGVVNGYSALADKKGDLLGGGFSNRGGNYYPGADGKDPRYTMTEGRAPKAAGEIALDSKTAERGKYKAGDSIRVSVDGPVRNEKVVGVFTTDDGNVAAGGTLALYDTVTAQKLFAKPGQFDEIDVKAAAGTSQATLKSALDKVLPEQAKATTGEKLAKDQAKAIEEGMSSMQTAMLVFAGIALFVGIFIIVNTFSMLVAQRTRELALMRAVGATRRQVTRSVLMEATFVGAVAAVVGLAAGVGIGALLRSVLNSTGASVPDGPLIVAPTTVLVSVLVGVVVTVLSAWLPGRRAAKIPPVAAMNSVHAAPTTRGLVLRNTIGSILAAAGVALVVAGAGMGGSDGQGPMAFGAAVLVIGIFVLTPLLSRPLIAAASPVLRIFGMPGKLARQNAVRNPRRTAATASALMVGLTLITGMTVIAGSMQKGINNMAADGLKSDYVVSMGGDGTRPLSPEVAKTLAKVDEVSAISPLRSSPARVAGDTDTLMGVDPKAIKELVNVDFTEGSFGALGGTKVLVDDKIADKNHWKVGSTIPVTYEDGSNGKLTVGGVYEGNQMVHGVMLDSATVTPHMTTVADFQVMLKTKGGATQDTQDLLKKTLGDNPAIKIQNKQDLSDEIAKAFTLMLNMLYGLLGMAVIVAVLGVINTLAMSVFERSKEIGMLRAIGLDRPGIKRMVRLESLVISLFGGVLGIGLGVFFGWAAGELIAAELPTYELVLPWARMSLFLLMAALVGVIAALWPARRASKLNMLMAIKAE, from the coding sequence ATGCTCCGTACAGCCCTGCGCAATGTGCTTGCGCACAAGGCCCGGTTGCTGATGACCGTGCTCGCCGTGATGCTCGGCGTGGCCTTCGTCGCCGGCACCCTGGTCTTCACCAACACCATCTCCGACGCCTACCAGAAGAGCTCCCAGAAGGGCTTCCAGGGCGTCGACGTCGCCATCAGCCCGGACAAGAAGGACGACGACTCCGCCATCCCCGGTGAGGCCCCCCGGCTGAGCCAGCAGGTGCTCGACAAGGCGGCCAAGGTGCCCGGCGCCGCCTCCGCCTACGGCGTCGTGAACGGCTACTCCGCCCTCGCCGACAAGAAGGGCGACCTGCTCGGCGGCGGCTTCTCCAACCGCGGCGGCAACTACTACCCGGGGGCCGACGGCAAGGACCCGCGGTACACGATGACCGAGGGCCGCGCCCCCAAGGCCGCGGGTGAGATCGCGCTCGACTCCAAGACCGCCGAGCGCGGCAAGTACAAGGCCGGGGACTCCATCCGGGTCTCCGTCGACGGCCCGGTGCGCAACGAGAAGGTCGTCGGCGTCTTCACCACCGACGACGGCAATGTCGCGGCCGGCGGCACCCTCGCGCTCTACGACACGGTCACCGCCCAGAAGCTGTTCGCCAAGCCCGGGCAGTTCGACGAGATCGACGTGAAGGCCGCCGCGGGCACCTCGCAGGCGACGCTGAAGTCCGCGCTCGACAAGGTCCTGCCCGAGCAGGCCAAGGCCACCACCGGCGAGAAGCTCGCCAAGGACCAGGCCAAGGCGATCGAAGAGGGCATGAGCAGCATGCAGACCGCGATGCTGGTGTTCGCCGGGATCGCGCTCTTCGTCGGCATCTTCATCATCGTCAACACCTTCTCCATGCTGGTCGCCCAGCGCACCAGGGAGCTCGCCCTGATGCGCGCGGTGGGTGCGACCCGCCGTCAGGTGACCCGGTCGGTGCTGATGGAGGCCACCTTCGTGGGCGCCGTCGCGGCCGTGGTGGGCCTCGCGGCCGGTGTCGGCATCGGCGCCCTGCTGCGCTCGGTGCTCAACTCCACCGGGGCCAGCGTCCCGGACGGTCCGCTGATCGTCGCGCCGACCACCGTGCTGGTCTCGGTGCTCGTGGGCGTCGTGGTGACCGTGCTCTCCGCCTGGCTGCCCGGCCGCCGCGCCGCCAAGATCCCGCCGGTCGCCGCGATGAACAGCGTGCACGCCGCGCCGACCACCCGTGGTCTGGTGCTCCGCAACACCATCGGCTCGATCCTGGCGGCGGCCGGTGTCGCCCTGGTGGTGGCCGGTGCGGGCATGGGCGGCAGCGACGGCCAGGGCCCGATGGCGTTCGGCGCGGCCGTCCTGGTGATCGGCATCTTCGTCCTCACCCCGCTGCTGTCCCGGCCGCTGATCGCGGCCGCCTCCCCGGTGCTGCGGATCTTCGGGATGCCCGGCAAGCTGGCCCGGCAGAACGCGGTGCGCAACCCGCGCCGTACCGCCGCCACCGCCTCCGCCCTGATGGTCGGGCTCACCCTGATCACCGGTATGACGGTGATCGCGGGGAGCATGCAGAAGGGCATCAACAACATGGCCGCCGACGGACTGAAGTCCGACTACGTGGTCAGCATGGGCGGGGACGGCACCCGGCCGCTGTCGCCGGAGGTGGCCAAGACCCTGGCCAAGGTGGACGAGGTCAGCGCGATCAGCCCGCTGCGCTCCTCCCCGGCCCGGGTCGCCGGTGACACCGACACCCTGATGGGCGTCGACCCCAAGGCCATCAAGGAACTGGTGAACGTGGACTTCACCGAGGGCTCCTTCGGGGCGCTCGGGGGCACCAAGGTCCTCGTCGACGACAAGATCGCCGACAAGAACCACTGGAAGGTCGGCTCCACCATCCCCGTGACCTACGAGGACGGCAGCAACGGCAAGCTGACCGTGGGCGGTGTCTACGAGGGCAACCAGATGGTCCACGGCGTCATGCTCGACAGCGCCACGGTCACCCCGCACATGACGACCGTCGCCGACTTCCAGGTGATGCTGAAGACCAAGGGCGGCGCCACGCAGGACACCCAGGACCTGCTGAAGAAGACGCTCGGCGACAACCCCGCGATCAAGATCCAGAACAAGCAGGACCTCTCGGACGAGATCGCCAAGGCCTTCACCCTGATGCTGAACATGCTCTACGGGCTGCTCGGCATGGCCGTGATCGTCGCGGTGCTCGGGGTCATCAACACCCTGGCGATGTCGGTCTTCGAGCGTTCCAAGGAGATCGGCATGCTGCGGGCGATCGGCCTGGACCGCCCCGGTATCAAGCGGATGGTGCGGCTGGAGTCCCTGGTCATCTCGCTCTTCGGCGGGGTGCTCGGCATCGGCCTCGGCGTCTTCTTCGGCTGGGCGGCCGGTGAGCTGATCGCCGCCGAGCTGCCGACCTACGAGCTGGTGCTGCCGTGGGCCCGGATGAGCCTGTTCCTGCTGATGGCCGCGCTGGTCGGCGTCATCGCCGCGCTGTGGCCGGCCCGGCGGGCCTCCAAGCTCAACATGCTGATGGCCATCAAGGCCGAATAG
- a CDS encoding Bax inhibitor-1/YccA family protein, producing MRSSNPVFSRRGFSRSGGYAGFGAAPQAGSPVAGQGNPYAQTQAPTNPYAAGDQQNLTPEQLQQMYGAPPTAPPQTGRMTMDDVVMRTGMTLGTVIVAAAAAWIAQLPVGVGIGAALVAMVLGLVQSFKRTASPALIMGYALFEGLFLGVISQVYNERWSGIPMQAVLGTMAVFVGVLVAYKTRLIRVNARFQRFVLAAAIGFVLLMAVNLLFAAFGGGDGLGFRSGGLGIVFGLVGVVLGAAFLAMDFKQIEDGVRYGAPREESWLAAFGLTLSLVWIYLELLRLISIFRD from the coding sequence ATGAGGAGCAGCAACCCGGTCTTCTCGCGACGGGGGTTCAGCCGCAGCGGCGGCTACGCCGGTTTCGGCGCGGCGCCGCAGGCCGGGAGCCCCGTCGCCGGTCAGGGCAATCCGTACGCGCAGACACAGGCGCCCACGAACCCCTACGCGGCGGGCGACCAGCAGAATCTGACCCCCGAGCAGCTGCAGCAGATGTACGGCGCGCCGCCGACGGCGCCGCCGCAGACCGGCCGGATGACGATGGACGACGTCGTCATGCGCACCGGTATGACGCTCGGCACCGTCATCGTCGCCGCCGCGGCCGCGTGGATCGCGCAGCTTCCGGTGGGCGTGGGCATCGGTGCCGCGCTCGTGGCGATGGTGCTCGGTCTCGTCCAGTCGTTCAAGCGCACGGCCTCGCCCGCGCTGATCATGGGTTACGCCCTCTTCGAGGGTCTCTTCCTCGGCGTCATCAGCCAGGTGTACAACGAGCGCTGGTCCGGCATCCCGATGCAGGCCGTGCTCGGCACGATGGCCGTGTTCGTCGGTGTGCTCGTCGCGTACAAGACCCGTCTCATCCGGGTGAACGCGCGATTCCAGCGCTTTGTGCTCGCCGCCGCCATCGGCTTCGTGCTGCTGATGGCGGTCAACCTGCTGTTCGCCGCCTTCGGCGGCGGGGACGGCCTCGGCTTCCGCAGTGGCGGCCTCGGCATCGTCTTCGGCCTCGTCGGTGTCGTGCTCGGCGCGGCGTTCCTGGCGATGGACTTCAAGCAGATCGAGGACGGCGTCCGGTACGGCGCTCCGCGCGAGGAGTCCTGGCTGGCGGCCTTCGGGCTGACGCTCTCGCTGGTGTGGATCTACCTGGAGCTGCTCCGGCTGATCTCCATCTTCAGGGACTAG
- a CDS encoding ABC transporter ATP-binding protein — MTTTPFGVETAHRTSAAAARATDLSKVYGEGETQVIALDSVSVEFRQAEFTAIMGPSGSGKSTLMHCMAGLDTISSGSARIGDVELTTLKDKKLTQLRRDKIGFIFQAFNLLPTLNALENITLPMDIAGRKADSAWLDKVVATVGLAGRLKHRPNQLSGGQQQRVAVARALAGQPEIIFADEPTGNLDSRSGAEVLGFLRNSVREMGQTIVMVTHDPVAASYADRVVFLADGRIVDDLRNPTADSVLDRMKRFDAKGRTS; from the coding sequence GTGACCACCACCCCCTTCGGCGTCGAAACCGCCCACCGCACCTCAGCGGCGGCCGCCCGGGCCACCGATCTCTCCAAGGTCTACGGCGAGGGCGAGACCCAGGTCATCGCCCTGGACTCGGTCTCGGTCGAGTTCCGCCAGGCGGAGTTCACCGCGATCATGGGCCCCTCGGGCTCCGGCAAGTCGACGCTGATGCACTGCATGGCGGGTCTCGACACGATCTCCAGCGGCTCGGCCCGGATCGGCGACGTCGAACTGACCACGCTCAAGGACAAGAAGCTCACCCAGCTGCGCCGCGACAAGATCGGCTTCATCTTCCAGGCGTTCAACCTGCTGCCGACGCTGAACGCGCTGGAGAACATCACCCTCCCGATGGACATCGCCGGTCGCAAGGCCGACTCCGCGTGGCTGGACAAGGTCGTGGCCACGGTCGGCCTGGCCGGGCGGCTCAAGCACCGGCCCAACCAGCTGTCGGGTGGTCAGCAGCAGCGCGTCGCGGTGGCCCGCGCCCTGGCCGGCCAGCCGGAGATCATCTTCGCCGACGAGCCGACCGGAAACCTGGACTCCCGCTCCGGCGCCGAGGTCCTGGGCTTCCTCCGCAACTCGGTGCGGGAGATGGGCCAGACGATCGTGATGGTGACCCACGACCCGGTCGCCGCGTCCTACGCCGACCGCGTCGTCTTCCTCGCCGACGGCCGGATCGTGGACGACCTGCGCAACCCCACCGCCGACTCGGTCCTGGACCGCATGAAGCGGTTCGACGCCAAGGGCCGTACGAGCTGA
- a CDS encoding DUF4287 domain-containing protein, with the protein MSQIFSDETHRNLLSRIPQCTGREVADWLRTVDDGPAFFRFEEKVSWLRGEHQLAYGHAKAIIHEHDLRRAARKLL; encoded by the coding sequence ATGTCCCAAATCTTCTCCGACGAGACTCACCGGAACCTACTCTCCCGCATCCCCCAGTGCACGGGCCGTGAAGTTGCCGACTGGCTGCGCACGGTCGACGACGGCCCCGCTTTCTTCCGCTTCGAGGAGAAGGTCAGCTGGTTGCGCGGCGAGCACCAGCTCGCGTACGGCCACGCGAAGGCCATCATCCATGAACACGACTTGAGGCGTGCGGCGCGCAAGCTGCTGTAG